From the genome of Populus alba chromosome 10, ASM523922v2, whole genome shotgun sequence, one region includes:
- the LOC118046363 gene encoding heavy metal-associated isoprenylated plant protein 20, with protein MGALDDLSDYLSDLFTVARKKRKRKPMQTVDIKVKMDCDGCERRVKNSVSSMKGVKSVEVNRKQSRVTVSGHVEPNKVLKNVKSTGKRAEFWPYVPYNLVAYPYAAQAYDKKAPAGYVKNVVQALPSPNATDERLTSMFSDENPNACSIM; from the exons ATGGGTGCTCTTGACGATCTCTCAGATTACCTCTCAGACTTGTTTACTGTTGCcaggaagaagaggaaaagaaaaccaATGCAG acAGTTGATATCAAAGTGAAGATGGACTGTGATGGCTGTGAAAGGAGGGTTAAAAATTCTGTTTCCTCCATGAAGG GTGTTAAATCAGTAGAAGTGAACAGAAAGCAAAGCCGGGTGACAGTCAGCGGGCATGTTGAGCCAAACAAGGTCTTGAAGAACGTGAAGAGCACAGGAAAGAGGGCTGAGTTTTGGCCATATGTCCCATACAACTTGGTGGCTTATCCTTATGCTGCTCAAGCCTATGATAAGAAAGCACCTGCAGGCTATGTGAAGAATGTGGTTCAGGCACTTCCGAGCCCCAACGCAACAGATGAAAGACTTACATCCATGTTTAGCGATGAAAACCCCAATGCATGTTCCATTATGTAG
- the LOC118046364 gene encoding uncharacterized protein: MLSLSASPSTAAAAAAKLSRVPSAAPHQKTTSADFFSQKVQLNSLRSSCSAIKSMADSQTISVPKNEQQSPASGKKQALISLSDKKDLAFLGTGLQQLGYTIVSTGGTASALEGAGVSVTKVEQLTHFPEMLDGRVKTLHPNIHGGILARRDQKHHMEALSEHGIGSFDVVVVNLYPFYDKVTSTGGIEFEDGIENIDIGGPAMIRAAAKNHKDVLIVVDNEDYPELLEFLKVDRDDQQFRRKLAWKAFQHCASYDSAVSEWLWKQTMGDKFPPSFTVPLELKSSLRYGENPHQNAAFYVDKSISEVNAGGIATAIQHHGKEMSYNNYLDADAAWNCVSEFQNPTCVIVKHTNPCGVASRGDILEAYRLAVKGDPVSAFGGIVAFNIEVDEALAKEIREFRSPTDGETRMFYEIVVAPKYTKKGLEILRGKSKTLRILEAKSNEKGKLSLRQVGGGWLAQDSDDLTPQDIQFNVVSDKSPAESELNDAEFAWLCVKHVKSNAIVIAKNNCMLGMGSGQPNRLESLRISMRKAGDEVKGAALASDAFFPFAWNDAVEEACEAGIGVIAEPGGSIRDKDAIECCNKYGVSLLFTNVRHFRH; this comes from the exons ATGTTAAGCTTGTCTGCTTCTCCCTCCacagccgccgccgccgccgccaagCTTTCTCGTGTCCCCTCCGCTGCACCTCACCAAAAAACTACTTCCGCTGATTTTTTCTCCCAAAAG GTTCAACTGAACTCGCTGCGCTCGAGCTGCAGTGCAATCAAATCCATGGCTGATTCTCAAACTATTTCAGTACCGAAGAACGAGCAACAATCCCCTGCTTCTG GCAAGAAGCAAGCACTGATATCTTTATCAGACAAAAAGGACCTGGCTTTTCTCGGTACTGGGTTACAACAATTAGG GTACACGATAgtttcaacaggaggaacagcATCTGCTTTGGAAGGTGCTGGAGTTTCTGTCACTAAAGTAGAACAGCTTACCCATTTCCCCGAAATG CTTGATGGTCGTGTGAAAACCTTACACCCCAATATACATGGTGGTATTCTTGCTAGAAGGGACCAAAAACATCATATGGAAGCTCTCAGTGAACATGGAATTG GTAGCTTTGATGTGGTGGTGGTGAACTTGTACCCCTTTTATGATAAAGTTACTTCAACTGGAGGAATTGAGTTTGAGGATGGAATTGAGAACATTGATATCGGTGGCCCTGCCATGATCAGAGCTGCTGCAAAG AACCATAAGGATGTCTTAATTGTTGTTGATAATGAAGACTACCCTGAACTTCTGGAATTTCTTAAAGTTGATCGGGATGATCAACAGTTCCGAAGAAAGCTTGCTTGGAAGGCCTTTCAACATTGTGCTTCCTATGATTCTGCAGTTTCAGAGTGGCTATGGAAACAAACAATGGGAG ATAAATTCCCTCCCAGCTTTACAGTGCCTCTCGAGCTTAAGAGTTCGCTTCGTTATGGTGAAAATCCTCATCAAAATGCTGCATTTTACGTTGACAAGAGTATTTCTGAAGTAAACGCCGGTGGTATTGCAACAGCTATCCAACATCATGGGAAG GAGATGTCATATAACAACTACTTGGATGCTGATGCAGCCTGGAATTGTGTGTCAGAGTTTCAGAACCCTACATGTGTAATTGTAAAACATACAAATCCCTGTGGGGTAGCTTCTCGTGGTGATATCCTTGAAGCTTATAGGTTGGCTGTGAAAGGAGATCCAGTGAGTGCATTTGGTGGTATTGTAGCCTTTAACATAGAAGTTGATGAG GCCCTTGCTAAGGAGATCAGGGAGTTCAGAAGCCCAACAGATGGTGAAACCCGGATGTTTTATGAGATTGTTGTTGCTCCCAAATATACAAAGAAGGGACTCGAGATCCTCCGTGGCAAATCGAAGACACTGAGAATCTTGGAGGCAAAAAGTAATGAGAAAGGAAAGCTTTCACTAAGACAAGTCGGTGGTGGATGGTTAGCTCAGGATTCAGATGATCTTACCCCCCAAGACATCCAATTTAATGTTGTGTCTGACAAGTCTCCAGCAGAAAGTGAGCTTAATGATGCAGAGTTTGCATGGCTGTGCGTGAAGCATGTTAAGAGCAATGCCATTGTAATTGCAAAG AATAACTGCATGCTAGGCATGGGAAGCGGACAGCCAAACCGTTTAGAAAGCTTGAGAATATCCATGAGGAAAGCAGGAGATGAGGTCAAGGGAGCTGCTTTGGCCAGTGACGCATTCTTTCCTTTTG CTTGGAACGATGCAGTGGAGGAGGCATGTGAAGCTGGCATTGGTGTTATTGCAGAGCCTGGTGGTAGCATCAGGGATAAGGACGCCATAGAATGCTGCAACAAGTATGGAGTTTCACTGCTTTTCACCAATGTGAGGCACTTTAGGCACTGA
- the LOC118046362 gene encoding uncharacterized protein — MALSRFSSFLSRTPNKPSLLYSSSPFVLRSLINIKNQTLSLNSTPNIENPFGSMLNPHFIVHKSTHTDLQQTLVLTDASNQTPQVLADKIVEDAENICKLLSKNPNSSVEALLNKASMEVSPSLVFEALKKLSNAGALALSFFRWAEKQKGFQYSTESYHALIESLGKIKQFNVIWNLVTDMKQKGLLNKETFALISRRYARARKVKEAVDAFMKMEKFGLKIESSDVNRLFDTLCKSRQVERAQLVFDKMNKRGFVADIKSYTILLEGWGQEKNLSRLMEVYNEMKDEGFEPDVVTYGILINAHCKSRRYDDAIELFHEMEAKNCKPSPHIYCTLINGLGAEKRLSEALEFFELSKASGFVPEAPTYNAVVGAYCWSERMDDVQRTIDEMRKGGAGPSSRTYDIILHHLIRAGKTKIAYSVFQKMSCEGCEPSVSTYEIIVRMFCNEDRVDMAIKVWDQMKAKGILPVMHMFSTLINSLCHESKLDEACTYFQEMLDVGIRPPAQLFSNLKQNLLDEGKKDIVVVFERKLDKLRKAPLVS; from the coding sequence ATGGCTCTCTCTCGATTCTCCAGTTTTCTATCAAGAACACCAAATAAACCCTCTCTTCTCTACTCTTCCTCTCCTTTTGTCCTAAGATCACTTATAAACATCAAAAACCAAACTCTATCTCTCAATTCTACACCCAATATTGAGAATCCATTTGGGTCTATGTTAAACCCTCATTTTATCGTCCACAAGTCAACCCATACTGATTTACAACAAACCCTTGTCCTTACTGATGCCAGCAACCAAACCCCACAAGTTTTGGCTGATAAAATCGTTGAAGACGCTGAAAATATCTGcaaattattatcaaaaaatcCTAATTCTAGCGTTGAGGCTTTGCTCAATAAGGCTTCTATGGAAGTGTCACCAAGTTTGGTTTTTGAGGCATTGAAGAAGCTAAGCAATGCAGGTGCTCTTGCGTTATCGTTCTTTAGATGGGCAGAGAAGCAAAAAGGGTTTCAATATAGCACAGAGAGCTACCATGCCTTGATTGAATCACTAGGAAAGATCAAGCAGTTTAACGTTATATGGAACTTAGTTACTGACATGAAGCAAAAAGGGTTGCTGAATAAAGAAACTTTTGCACTGATTTCAAGGAGATATGCAAGAGCAAGGAAAGTTAAAGAGGCAGTAGATGCATTTATGAAAATGGAGAAGTTTGGATTGAAGATTGAATCATCCGATGTTAATAGATTGTTTGATACTTTATGTAAGTCGAGGCAGGTAGAGAGAGCACAAttggtgtttgataaaatgaatAAGAGAGGATTTGTGGCTGATATTAAGTCATATACGATATTGCTAGAAGGGTGGGGTCAAGAGAAAAACTTGTCGCGGCTGATGGAAGTCTACAACGAAATGAAAGATGAGGGCTTTGAACCGGATGTTGTCACTTACGGTATTCTTATCAATGCCCACTGTAAATCTAGGAGGTATGATGATGCAATCGAGTTGTTTCATGAGATGGAAGCGAAGAACTGCAAGCCTAGTCCTCACATTTATTGTACTTTGATTAATGGATTGGGAGCTGAAAAGAGGTTGAGTGAAGCGCTTGAGTTTTTTGAGCTATCAAAGGCTAGCGGGTTTGTTCCAGAGGCACCTACTTACAATGCTGTTGTGGGGGCATATTGCTGGTCAGAGAGAATGGATGATGTGCAGAGGACGATTGATGAGATGAGAAAAGGTGGGGCTGGTCCAAGTTCGAGAACTTATGATATTATACTTCACCATCTGATAAGAGCTGGAAAAACTAAAATTGCTTATTCAGTTTTCCAGAAAATGAGTTGCGAGGGATGTGAGCCATCTGTGAGTACCTATGAGATTATAGTGAGGATGTTTTGCAATGAGGATAGAGTGGATATGGCAATAAAGGTTTGGGATCAGATGAAGGCCAAGGGAATCCTTCCTGTTATGCATATGTTCTCTACATTAATCAATAGTTTGTGCCATGAGAGTAAGCTAGATGAGGCTTGCACGTACTTTCAGGAGATGTTGGATGTGGGCATTCGGCCTCCAGCACAATTGTTTAGTAATCTGAAACAAAATCTTCTTGACGAGGGCAAGAAGGACATTGTTGTGGTTTTTGAACGGAAGCTTGATAAGCTAAGGAAAGCTCCATTAGTTAGTTGA